DNA sequence from the Streptomyces sp. NBC_01497 genome:
CCCAGGCGCCGAGCCGCAGGTAGCCGCGCAGCAGAGCGGGCAGTTCGGCCCGGGAGGCGGCCTCGGCGTCCGGGCCCGGGTGCCAGGGCCGCAGCGGGCTGACGCGGTACTCCTCGGGGGCGAGGTGCTTGTCCCTTACGGTGCGCCAGGCCGACGCGGCGAGGGCACCGCCGTCGCCGAGCGGCACCGAGCAGCAGCCGGTGAGGTAGCGGTGGCCCGTCGTCGCCATGTAGCGGGCCAGGCCCGCCCAGATGAGGCTGATGACGGCCCCGGTGCGGTGGTCCGGGTGCACGCAGGAGCGGCCGACCTCGACCAGCTCCGTGCGCAGGGGCGCGAACGCGGTCAGGTCGAACTCCCCGTCGGAGTAGAGCCGCCCGGCGGCGCGGGCCCGCTCGGGCGGCAGCAGCCGGTAGGTCCCGACGACCTCGCCCGTCGTCTCGTCGCGGACCAGCAGGTGGTCGCAGTGCGCGTCGAAGCGGTCACCGTCGAGGCCGGGCTCCGGGCCGTCGAGCACGGCGCCGAGTTCACCCGCGAAGACGCGGTGGCGCAGCTTCTGGGCGGCGCGGACGCCGTCCTCGTCGCGGGCGAGCGACACGCGGTAGCGGCCCCCGGCGGCGGGCCGCGCCCCGAGCGGCGGCACGGCGGCGGAGCGGGAAGCGTCACGGGGTGCGGGGGGCGGGGGCACCGCGGCCGGGTCAGCGGCGGTACGGGGGGCGGGGACGACGGCGGACATGGCTGTCTCCAGTACC
Encoded proteins:
- a CDS encoding GNAT family N-acetyltransferase, coding for MSAVVPAPRTAADPAAVPPPPAPRDASRSAAVPPLGARPAAGGRYRVSLARDEDGVRAAQKLRHRVFAGELGAVLDGPEPGLDGDRFDAHCDHLLVRDETTGEVVGTYRLLPPERARAAGRLYSDGEFDLTAFAPLRTELVEVGRSCVHPDHRTGAVISLIWAGLARYMATTGHRYLTGCCSVPLGDGGALAASAWRTVRDKHLAPEEYRVSPLRPWHPGPDAEAASRAELPALLRGYLRLGAWVCGAPAHDPDFGVADLCVLLSMDRVNDRYLRHFLSLAPAS